The sequence CAGTATAACTCTGGTTAGGTGCAGTTCCATACGAAGCTTTTCTCAGTGTGATTACTCGTAATTAGAACTTGAAATTTCTCTGCGAGATGAAGATAACTCTGTCGTCCGTATTATTGGAAAGGCTTTCATCAGAttttaccaatttgtaggattgatatgaatatgaaattaaaattcatCAAGAAATTTGATGAGATATATATGAAAAGACAGACAGTGATAAAGTGACAGACAATAGTAGATTTTGCCCATGAAAGACAAATATCTTGCTTTTGTCGGTAGACGCTCACAGACAGAGGTTTACATGTTAAGATTGCCAATgactgtgcatatatatatatatatatatatatatatatatatatatatatatatatatatgtgtgtgtgtatatatatatatatatatatatatatatatatatatatatatatatatatatatgtacatacattcatacatacatacatacatacgtacgtacgtatgtatgtatgtatgtatgtatgtatgtatgtaaggaCAAACCATTCAAgatatcatggtcaatcctatcgAAAGCAACTCGAGTAgaaggtaccaaacatacttgatatGTTCTCATcgttattgtatatatatatatatatatatatatatatatatatatataatatatatatatatatatatatatatatatataatatatatatatatatatatatatatatatatatatatatatatatatatatacacatacatgtagttttgcatttaccAGCAGGTGGTCCCGTATTATCTTGCTTGTCTTTAAGTCTGCAGAAGAGAAGTGAACACAGAGCTCTGCCATTTTGCATTGTTTCATATGCAATTGTAATTCATTCCAGTATCATCTGTCATATTGAGATGAAGAGAAGGGTGTGCTGTTCCAACGATGACTATTCGAACTCGCTCTATATTTCCGGTGTTGAGGTTAAATCCTTTGTGGTCCTTGACACAATGGTGACAAAAAAACAAATGTTTAAGCTTTATTACGAAGAATGAGGATAGTGTAGTGCCATATTAGTCATTTAATGTAAGTTTGCGAGCCTGAGATACCAAGGCCGGACTCTCCTTGAGGCCTGGATTTATGAAGTAATGTAAAAGCTGTTTATGGCCACGCCATAGTTTACCTGGAGCACTTGACCGCGCTCAGCTGTTCATGGCCACGCCATAGTTTCCTGACCTGAAGCACACAGAGGCTGCTCTTATGGATAATAACTACTCTAGTTAGGGACTGGAAAGAAATTATAGGGAGTAGGGGCGGTGTCTTTTGGGGATGGTAGATGTTTCTCTCGCAAGCATTATTGAAGGCTCATTAAATTTCACGCATGACTTTTGGGGAGAGTCATCATTTTTTGCGCCACTATCGCAACTGTTAGAAGGCAAGATttggccgatatagtgcttcacccaAAAATCTCAATCATAATACATTTGAGTCTCTTGGAAAAACTATTAATGATTTCCCCTATGTAACAACCTATATCTGTAAATGTATatgtttggtaatttatgtAATGTACTTTGCCTAAACTTGGAAGTAAAAAGTACATGTTTATACACTAAATTCGATTTTTCTATTccatcaaaaatgttcattcactacACATGGGAGGTGATGAGGAAAttggaaataatatttttccaatagaaaactagctaaatctgtgtatttacagATGTTTGGTCATTCGTTATAATGTACGTGATTAGACTaaagtggttacaagtgcatgtgtttgcaagaaatttgattttggaatttcaccgaatgttgattcactacatATGGGAGTCAATGAGGAAACtattaataattttttccaatagaaaactagctaaatctgtgcttttgaTAGAAATGTATGTGCGGAGAATAGGGTGTTTAAAAAGAgaagatgtgaacaacaaacacggtattggaatttcacccaaaaatattAATTCACTTCCCTTGGTACTCTAAGGGTAactattaaatattttcccaCTATCAAACTAACTATAAACGTGAATTTATATGTTAATGttgttaaatattgacttttatGGTGTAATACGTTTCTTGAAAAACAATAACGGTGCTTTCTGTACAATTACAAGCCAAAGTACATTGTATAAATGAAGGTGAACATTTAAAGCTGTTGttgtcccttttgattttgaatagcCAATTATAgtttacaaaattatttattgttatGTTTGATCTCTTTTTCATTGAAGTACTTGAAATCTCGCATAAAAGTGAATATTTGTAGAGGttaaaagtattctttgaaagttcaaaggtcaattaaGAAATTATacgtcaattaagatattattgatacggactgtgacacgCGGAGGGTCATTATTTTGCGCATGAAAATTGGACAAGGTCACTATTTTTCtggcaaacacttttgaagggtcagtATTTTTCGGgcagcgtcattttgaaaaacattgccTCCCCcctcctgtaatttctgtccagtcccttcgGGGGTTTTCTGTGCGAATCGAGCGGAACAACGAAAGACCAAGTATAGCTTAACgcaagttattttttgatatatactaTAACATCAATGTCAGTGAAAATTCATCGATCAAAATGATTGTCACAATGACGTATGAGTGAAGCAGATTTATCAATtgtatattcaatattttacaaataaaactaGCTTGTTTAAATATAATTAAGAACGTGTGCTGCTCGAATTACAGCTGTAATTATCGGTACGAGTGTCCGGAAGTTCGAAAGCTCAATGACAAGGTAATTTGGGAAAGTGGATTCATACTGTggaatgcaaaatacaatacatCGAAACAACAAGTTCACTGAAAATCCTGCGAACTATCATCGCTTTGAGAGAACAAAACAGCCTTTCTTCTTATACGTGTGTAGTCAGAAGTATCGTCGCTGCTGTCTAAAATTACGAACGCTCGCTCTTCGCTTCCTTGGTTGGACTCGTTGACTGCTACTAGATGCTCCGGCAACGTTGATGTTGATGTTGAATTTGCAACCTGTCAAGGTTGCTCCAGAAAACATTCCTGCTGCTGCAGCTGTCAAGGTACTCTGTCTTGGGTCATCGTCGACGCTCCTTATCATGTTGTTGTTGGACATCGACAGAGACTCGACTGCAACAGGAAACGATCGTCGCGACATTGGTAGCAGTTGATTTATGGGGTTTTCGGCGCCGGTCAAAATATCTGGCATTACTTCAAAGAGTTTACAGCGCACGAATTAATAGACTAGGCATATCTTTGGCCATAAAAGTGGCTGGAAAGTAGCAGTATTTGAGCTGGAGGAATACCATGCTCACTCAGTTTCTGGATCGCAGTCTTTCGTGTACTGTGATTAGTTTTGCATCCCTCGTTCGGTGATGGTTTTAAGGACACTACGATACCAGTTTGTTTTTGCCCATCGGTTGCCGTCTGTGCTATATTTAGGTGGTACGGTTGTAATTCATAGCATTTCTTCTCCATCAATAGTTGCTGGTCGCAGCTTTACATAAATATGGATATAAAGTTACATAATATAAAGTTGAATTTTCTTGTATTTCTCCACGGCTTCCGCTGCTACTGGTGGCCAGTGCAGTGTCCTCTTCACAATCCGCAATAGCGCATGCGTACAGCCAGCAATGTGTTACGGGTCGAAGGTCAGCCTGCTATGCAGTCGTTACAATCAGCCttgtcagagaaaaaaaattgaaatcgtaAAAAATCGAACGGAAATGACCTAAGCATAAATCTTTTACAATCGAATTAATAGGAGAACAATTTACATAAACACTGGACATTTTAGCCTGGTGGCCTAAAAGTAACCTAAAAGCATGGTTACCTATGTCTACAGCCTGATAAGTGATTTCTGGAGGTTCCAAAATCACCgacaaattcacattttataattactTTCTGGGGTTTGttcacaattctttttcttttttttgtccagcctttttatcattttgtttgcCCATCTGATTTTTAAGGTTTCATACTTCGACTCAGTCAATCTGCGTATATTGCTAAATTGTATCATACCTTTCAAATCACCAAGTCATACTGTACAATAGTTTCACAGTATATTACCGTATCCGTACCGTCCTCGATAAAATACGATTCGGGAGAAAATAGAgtattttttcaactttttcctTCACGACCGGTTGTGGGGTCGTGGCAATGCATATGAAGAGAAAATAGAGTATTTTTTCAACGTTTTTCCCTGGCaaccggtcgtggggtcgtggcgatgcatgtcgggagaaaatagagtatttttttcaaagtttttccttcgcAACAGGTCGTtgccaacgtacactctcttcatagACTTAAACTAAGTTTAAGTCTATGAAGAGCGTACGTTGGTGTACAGTTGCATCGGGTCAAAGAATGAtaatgtccttgtagcgtttgtTATGACATCTACAGTACGTTTGAAACAgccacaacacaacagttatcttCGTTGAAttatatttgtcaacaataatatcacgactaataaacataaacaacaatacaaacaacaataacaacaaccaAATTTTTGGATTCCCTctgaatttacattaaaataagaATAGGCAGAGGTCATGGCATGCCTGCCAGGGTCGCTAGTCTCGTCTGACTAGCATGGCGACCAGCGCGGCCTCTCAATTTAGACGGAAGAGGGACCAAATATTGTCTTTATtaattctatgcaatataaATACAACATAAACATAAACGTAGATACAACATGAACAACGGGGCACCTTTACTTTGGTATGGTATATTGTATCGCTGTTTTTGATGTACAAAGCCGTATGCTATGGTGGTGTATATGTGTGTCCGTTGCCATATGTACTTCGATGGCCAGTGCATGAAACCGTGTTCAAACGCACTGGACAGAATGAATATTACGCACTAAGACACACAAGAGCTAGACACTATCATACATACACTTACTTTGTTCTGCCATATGTAATTAAAtatgagcaaagtgtcattgacacttttTCTTTCGGGGAGCGTAGCTATAGTTTGCTACTATAAGACTTCTTTCAAGTTATTTCTTTTGGTCTCTAATATCAACCACAGTATCTCATACTCTCAGAATCTCTTCACTCTAATTATTTTGCTCTTTTAGAGGTCCATCATGATGGTAAAAGAGTTGAAAATAATGTTGTACTATCCTAAATGAATTTTAGACCAAAATTTCATGTATTGGTATGTCTACTTTATTCTTTTGCATGCTATGTCGACTAATAGAATCTAGGAATTTCTGTCTTAGaaggaggcagtcgtcggaagcgcgtgtgcgactttcttgttcacaaacatCGTATTTCATTTATGATATCTAGGTGCATCatttcaacatagctgcaacatttcaattttacgaaattcattgttaacaaacttGTTTTAATATTCATCAATCGCCAGCGTACGCTAGATGCAATGTTTACATCGGtggtaggggtccctggcactGCCAACCTTTTAGCAGAGTTCCGgggactgcctccctttaatataccgaataaaaatcatgaaaaattgtcaaaagatcCAGCTGTTGTCCCTTCCACATGAAGCTGTACCCACAAATCGGAAAAGCAGGCTTCCTGTGAAAGCATGATGGCTGCTAACATTCTAGTTACCcgatttataccactccaggtcatgtgacctattgttcttgccatccacTTATCCCTGAAATCACGACTGCAACCTATTgttttcatgcaaattagtaatcaatcacacttttattcatatgtaaataagtaatcaccacactttaatgaaagaaaatcattatcatatcaataaaagtgtagtgattactcatttaaatatgaaaaaaagtgtgaacgattactaatttgcctaaagcattcacacacgttcaataacacaataaagacaatttttcaactgatatgttataacatcacattttataattcaattttaacttaaTTTGAACCATGCTCAATataagcaacatgatttgttgatgaagatctatttttttattcggcgtcttcttgggttggaccaatccTGTCTGTTTGTTATGTTGTTTCGTAGCAACTtaagaaactggtttacttacagcttcctctgatttaacactacAGGAAAATGGTAGATgtattcgacacatgctttcGAAGTAATATCGACAaacatttgaggcgcgtaaaccgtcatctgatctgtgacctcTTTGTTCTTTGAGAAGCTGCTCATCAAATACCTGATAGTACAAAGATGTTGCcacattcacctgaaattatcaaacacaaaacatatgtcacaaatagcatggaaataagtacagcctttttatTTAATACGTTTGTGGAAAAgaggaaagaaattctgtgatattAGTTACCACACacacgacaaaatattttgatcgatgaatttgattttataactttacagaattcgttttattattacataaatatcttagtaaaataataaattaccttgccagaatgcCCAGTGTGATGGCCTTCTATCCAAGCCATCTCGCACATTTGCTTCACGTAAAGACGCCTACTTTCTGGTAGGAGAACTTGAATACCTCTTGGCAAGGGTCGTCGATAGTACGGTCCTGTCGGCGGTATCATCGCCAAGttctttttataagttgaacCACACATCGTGGATTGGATGAACTCtgtagtagcggctgctcttatagggcagttttCCCGTataaaatccactttggttgtttttacatggccgtccatggacCTCCAGGAAGTCTCtagggtcatcagatcagacaagttgacaagatccatcttgaccagtcaaTAACACCAAAATGgcattgaaagcctgatgcatccacgaggcaatcacatgcatctacagattgaattccttctccctagccaatagccaataagatagagtaaggcaagccattttatttaaccaatcagactaaaacagtttccttctacacaggtgcattataccactctgtagcccttattcaaatgcatttttgcagttgaccagagcccttgtcctacttgtctgggacAGGTCATTCTCCAaaactcgcatgccaggtgcataatgacctctgtgaacctttcgacgtacaatgggtcaCTCCATTCCATCGTGGGTGTTCAAATGAAAAGTCGACAATTTATCggtagtaattttcaaattttagagaagattggcctgtttttcgtggtataagtcgttaatcgcacctcgtaggtgagctgttacagttgtaatcaccatggtcaggaacttgtaaacatcacgaggccgaaggccgagtgatgtttacaagttcctgaccataagtgtggtgattacaactgtaacagcacacctactctTGCGATTAACTATACCAAaggttttgatttactgctgcCCTCTCTTTGATATAAGTGATTGATATCAACTTCAGGACTTATATACAACGGTTCTGGGCATCTGGTTATGCATCATTAGAGTAAAATACATTtaaagctcattcaaaatactgtattcccACTTTAACCCATGTTGAAATTTCTGAACCACAACTTACATGTCAACAATGTCACCTAAACAGAATATGTAAAATTAACCTTTACAAATATTTCTGAGGCATTCAGTCAGTGTACACTGTACGATAGCTTTTCATAAGCTACAAACTTCTCATGTGTACAGTCCTTTAGCCATGACCAAAATGTTTGAGccacaaaaatagaaaaattccatgcagaagaaagcatttggTAGCATAGTGACAGTGTGCATAAGATTACTGTGGTATTTAAAGGCCCTGGTGTCGTGTCTTAGTTGTGATTGAGAAGGCTCAATGGCATCTCGAGCATAAGAACTTGCcataggtatatggctctacaaactgctaataacagcaAGTGTCGAACATCTTGCAGAACTGTCCAAAACGCGTATCACACATGGCATCGCATATATCATTCTAAATAACATCCATTACTTGTGATAAGACAAAACTTCCATGTATACCGAGTTGCATACGAAGAATACGAAATTCCTTTGATATTTTGAGATATTTCCCgttgatttttctcacaaaactGACATGATCATGTTATTAACCCGCGGTACCTGGATTAAGCTGAATCCGGTATCCATTGGGAGAACGCTGCAGGGAAGGCTTGTTTCCGTAAAACTTACAAATGTATTAGTTTTTTACACTTGTCGCAACTCTGTTCAGCTTCACTTTGAGTTTTACTTGGGAATAGCCTCAAAGTGTCCGTTGCGAACAGTAGTCGTATATTGTCCAGTCCTTATCAGATATCGGAGGTACCACAGGACCGTAATACTTGAAGACGAACACGCCGTTAGAATTGAGATTGATGGCTTTATTTACAGCACGAGAACTCAGCCCGAGTTACAACTTAAATTCTCTCATAATCGTCTCTCTCTGAATGAATGTCATTTCtcatttatcacaattttaagTTTACTCTCTTACGTAATCTACCTTGACTCACCATCTCGTGACATCCATTGACACACCATCTTGTGACATCTATTGACACACCATCTCGTGATACAACGAAATGCTGACGCTTCATGAGATGTGTTGACTCTGCAAACTTACAGTCATTGTCGGCAGTTTTATTGCCACCTGCATTACCTTGAAGCACGCGTTGTGCGACCATGTCGTTCACCGTCGAAGGTCTTATCTCTAATCATCTAGTCTAagttctctacaaagttaaatacatctctAAATCTTACATAACTACAAtggttatcacgtggtaattttcccgcctgTCTTTGATAGTTTCtcaagattaaataagatcacaccatgggaTATTCCGTTatcgattgttctcattcaaCGTCtacaaataattaattaaaattatccCACTATCTCCTATCTGAGTCAATAATGACCTTCACgtgccttggccacgtgagggacgcttctaGATAAAATCtttacagggaggggcgttacatTGCAGCATGACCAAAATTAGTAAATCACCATCATAAAATCCTGTTCGTGTTTCTCGGTACTAAGTGGAAAGTACACGTTCGATGTGAGAAATTCAAGACTGTGACACACCCAGGCGCTTGATGCCCTCCCCTAGGGTGACCGCCCTATGTTCCGACAACCCTATGTTCCGACACCCCTAGCTACGGAAAGCTTCTGCAGGTACTACTAGTTTTCCGGTTGTCAAGTCCTATTTACAATGTAATAGATAAATGTGTTAAACGTCTGAAACGTCTTACATGTCACTGTAGACGCCGGACTTCAATTCTTGCCGCTGGTTGGTGTTCTTCAATTCAAGAGAGTCGTAGTACAATAGacgaaaaaaatcgtaaaataATGGAGTTTGATCTTGACAAAGCGATTATTGTGTCATCTTTATTTGCGAAATAAAGACCACACTGCATTTGGTTGCATAACGCAGTAGAATCTACATCTTCTCCCAGTAGAATCTACATCTTCTCCcatgcatctacctgtacaccaaatactgagacggcagccttggcagtatgggagcctttgcgtgtgacggacatacatccgctcatacatacccacaaatatacagacatacaaatgccaccgactcatcatgtaagctctttttggtatttatattcataccaaatatgagctaaaaacgtTCTGAACAATTGATGTTCCGTTTTGAGCGCGCGTCGTCATACATATAGCTGTACGAGTTGATGTTGTGTCGTGTCGTGTCTTGTACAGTATCAGATCGGGCTTTGATAAAGAACATAAACATTTACTACATACATGACATAGTGAAGAGTGATTATACGAGGAGCTGCCATGGCCCTAGCTAAAAAGGTTAAATGTTAGCCATGACGTAAAGACGTTTCTTTACCCAGGCAGCTTTGCTGTCCCtgcttcaaactcagttaaaATTTAACTTCCCCAAAGAACATAAACATTTACTGCAaggaacatttttgaaaataaaatgtcgaGGAGTGTGCGAGGACTTTAAACACGCTCGATTGTTTTGTCATAAAGGAAGAAACTAAATATCATCTGTATGTCAAATATGCATCTATTATGAAAAATCCTTGGAAATGtatgaatattttacttttgtttggGAAGCTTTACATTGAAACTTTATCACGGGAATTACTTGAATGTTCTCCCTGTCTATTGCATAGTTcccatttgttaaatttgtttaattttatgTATAATATCGTCAAGAATATCGTACTCACATATCTCAATATCTCGGCTATCCGTATTGTCGGGTTGTTCTCGAATAGAAATGGAAGATCAACGGCCGAAATCAAATCCACATCAAAAACCCGCAATAATAAGAAACCAGTCACGAGAAACGAGTGTCTTTAAAAACGTTTACAACTATACgcaataaaaattaaaagtaacTTCTGACAATATATCAGTCATGTGAGGAATAAATTACAGCATATTTCTGGGTATGATTTTCATAACGGGCACAAACGGATGATGCGGTGGACACGCGTTGCAAAGACGGCAGCTGATTTGTAAAACGATTTCGTTACAATTATTTGCATGTTTCATtgattgcgcatgcgcaatTTTCAACCCGGAACGACATAAATTCAGCTATCATACTAGCAGAGTGTTCATAACTTTTCTGTAAACTAGTAGCCATGACATCGCAAACCCGTCGTCGTTACGTGTGTAACCTGAGTGAGAAGAGCTTAGAAAAAGCCAGACAGGAATTGAATGAGGACCCGGAGACCAGAGAGGAGAAAATAGACGAATTGAGGGCAAAGTTTGCAAAGGAAAAACCAGAAGTGAAGTTACCACCCGATGATGCGTTCCTCGTCAGATTTCTACGAAATAACAAATTTGACGTCCAAAAAGCATATGACATGCTTTTACACCACTACGAGGTACGCCGTAAATATAAAGAGCTATTCGTCAATTACCAGCCGTCATTTTATAAACAGGTCTACGAGACTGACATGTTGACCATATGCCCTGGACGAGACAAGGACGGGAGTACAGTAGTGCTCTTCAAAGTAGGtgagaaatgtttttttctttggcgGTACCAAATTATAACCGATAGGTGAGAGCAGTTGAAGCTACGGATTATTGAACGTGTGTTACGATTTGTCTGTAGGCGTTACGGGTAAAGATTTAAGTCACGTACGTGTACTTGCCTTCATTGCATTTTACGCAATGCCAAAGTACACGTAATATTATATAAGTCGTAATGCGTATTATGAACACGCTACTGAAGGGCCATCGTATATATACGAAGCACGGGATACGAAGGTGACACActgaatgataaaaaatgacagaCGTAATGAAGAGAATCGTTCTGATGTTCAATAACTGTAGCATATTCACATTAGGATATTTTCCCAGTCGCCCACTATTACACATATTAGTTTCAGAGGCTACGACGAAGGCCTGCATGTGTGCGATAACAAACGTATGTATATTGACCCAGTTGTCGTGAGTCACATGAGTGTCAGTCACAGGTCACAAATCTCCCATCAATGTTTAACCCTAGCGTTGCGCGCGCACACCTGCACGGCCACGCTCTGATTCGAACTCGATGCCGAACCGACGATATAgcctgttttgtttttttcctctCTCCTCATCCGGTACAATGATAATGGACAAGAATTGAAGGGTTTAGAAGTGGCAATGTTGGAGATGTAACCTTCATGGTAATAATGACGTCACGATAAAGGACTGAAAATGAAGCAAGTCAACCTTCAGTAAATATCATCTCACGAatatttcagagatatgatCCGGTTCATATCGCTACAAGGTCAGGGTCAGACTCACCCTTTGTTGTAACACCTTCGGCAAAAAAAACGGACTCATGACAATTCGAATGTATGCGACAGATCATagaaacacaattggaactattttgtgattataagatcttgagcattttgttgtaatctatttaaaaatcacgaatctaacagtgtttttgtgtgaagacgagggcaaattttataaattattgataattgcacaatcatcaaatacacctacaacaaattttacatttttgtctagcttttcgcactctcaggaaaggagaacccattaaatgtaactgatttgtcaattttgtttaggtttaagtgaaaatacaaatttcctttccaaggctgatttgtaggcatttgcttttctcaccgaacgatgcatgataaaattttaaattttcgatggtaaaatggccttctacctctacccaaatcagttctgctgtagtgtatgtttttttggtgatctctctttgaaagatttggtagatgttaagaaaatgacttgtacatttatttatttcatacacaaggaaatgagacctggtaaatttgataaaactacccttttcttgtgcttgtgctaattaatgctggaaaatttttaaaaatcactgaactatttcagcccttctattaaaaatgaactctttttggtagattctaagaaatgtaatcaatatcatctgtctgttgaaaccttaaaatattaacggcaaaaaccaacagtttttgtctggaatctttagggactgtgcagagatgtctttgcagctttcagggaccactccgaggagaccctaaatcttttagagaccacactgacatgaccttgaaactttcagggaccacccagatgagtccttgaaacttttagggaccacccagatgtgaccctgaatctttcaaggactatcctgatgtgacattgaaactttcagggaccacccagatgagtccttaaaactttcagggaccacccagatgagtccttgaaactttcagggaccacccagatgtgaccctgaatcgttcaaggactatcctgtgtgacctcgaaactttcaggaccacccggatgagtccttgaaactttcagggaccacccagatgagtccttgaaactttcaaggaccacccagatgtgaccctgaatcgttcaaggactatcctggtgtgacctcgaaactttcagggaccacccggatgagtccttgaaactttcagggaccacccagatgagaccctgaatctttcaaggactatcctgatgtgaccttcgctcatcagcttgtgcattcacaagcattacttggtaaagctgacaggcagacgaatcactgaaaagatttgggtccaacttcctgcacatacagcgtCAATATTCATGACGTCGAAgctaagattatgtaatggcttaacacagcgtcctcatcgctcccatgtgtgactggtcggccggctccaaaacacgtctttgcatatttatcacgcgacgagatctacaaggcatgttcttcccggcataaatgtgataaactgggcagtggctgaaccttcagtcgactTAGACGAGCAAGCCTTGACGATTAATGGTAATTTACTCGCTGGTTGAAGTATGCTGTTACTGGCCGACGCGCCGCTGGTCTGAACAGTAAACAATTAATTATTCGCAAACAATCAGTTCATAATGGCACATTCCATTTTAACCTACAGGGGCATCTAGGATTGtgcgattgtgtaaggtccgggtaaggtacatgttgctcttttatgctgtaaagtttccccaccatttaaaatactatggttgtatgt comes from Ptychodera flava strain L36383 chromosome 8, AS_Pfla_20210202, whole genome shotgun sequence and encodes:
- the LOC139137938 gene encoding uncharacterized protein; this translates as MDLVNLSDLMTLETSWRSMDGHVKTTKVDFIRENCPIRAAATTEFIQSTMCGSTYKKNLAMIPPTGPYYRRPLPRGIQVLLPESRRLYVKQMCEMAWIEGHHTGHSGKVNVATSLYYQVFDEQLLKEQRGHRSDDGLRASNVCRYYFESMCRIHLPFSCSVKSEEAADCNDCIAG